TCGACCCATGATCAATGAAAACCTTGTAGAAATCCTCCTCGCTGCAATTCTTGTCTCAAATACCTATGACAAGGATCAGTCTGTAATTAAATGGGGTGGAATTGTAATAGCCGTTGCTGGTGTAGCTTCAGCTTTATTTGGTTAAGAATCAAAATCCATCGATTTTTGCATAATTCAAATAAATCAAAATTCTTAATCTAAGCTGCAAATATTTTGCAGCTTTTTTATGCATTCAATTAATAAAAATTTGAAAATTTTTTCTAACTAAATATCCAAGAATATTTAGTAACAATTGTGCCTTAGACGTTGAATAAAAACTCCATTACGTCAAACATACCAGTTGGTTACAGTCAAAAAATAGGGTTAGACATAAACGCTAAAAAGTTAGACAACCAGACGAGCCATCTTTAGATTCCAATAAGTCTTTGAACTGAACTATCCTTAAAATTCTTTCGGAAAGAATGGTTACGCGAACCCTCGCCCTCTGGATTTAGTGACATCACCCACCGTTAAGAAGTGAGTCTGATCACTGCCAACGTCATAAAGGGTGTAATTAGCCCCTGCTCCAATTCCTATCACTGCACGTTTAGGAAGAGTATGTTCCTGGTTTCGTTTTCCATTTAAATCTTTTACTTTTGAGTCAACTACAGCATCAGTCAACTCAAGATGAAATTGCTGTTTACTTCTAGCTGTGAATAATCTATTCACATTAAGGCGAGTAATTCGATCAAGAAGAGTAAGTGGAGGTGTTTGCATTGTCAGAATGTCTCCTACATCTTTTGAACTTCCATGAATCAAACCACAATCAAGTTCTACAAATCCAAATTGTAGTGATGATATCCATCCCAAATAATATGGATCTACAGCATTCATAAGAGCATTGACAGCATCGTCTCCTTTATTGAGTCGTAAAGCATCTGCCTTTCTCTCCCCACGGTAACCTGATTCTGCCAATAATTGTTCCTCCCACCAGCCATAGATACAGTGAGGTTTCAAATCACCACGATGAGGATTTACTAATCTATTTAAAAGTGCATCACAATTCTTATCTGGTCCTACAACGTCTCCTAAAACAAAAAGAGTTATATCTCCGCGAGTATTTTTTAAATCTTTTTGAATCAATTCATAGGTCTCAAGATCACCCATAAGACCACTTAAAAGTGCCCAACGTTCA
This is a stretch of genomic DNA from Prochlorococcus marinus str. MIT 0912. It encodes these proteins:
- a CDS encoding phosphoesterase, with protein sequence MIERWALLSGLMGDLETYELIQKDLKNTRGDITLFVLGDVVGPDKNCDALLNRLVNPHRGDLKPHCIYGWWEEQLLAESGYRGERKADALRLNKGDDAVNALMNAVDPYYLGWISSLQFGFVELDCGLIHGSSKDVGDILTMQTPPLTLLDRITRLNVNRLFTARSKQQFHLELTDAVVDSKVKDLNGKRNQEHTLPKRAVIGIGAGANYTLYDVGSDQTHFLTVGDVTKSRGRGFA